The proteins below come from a single Triticum aestivum cultivar Chinese Spring chromosome 5D, IWGSC CS RefSeq v2.1, whole genome shotgun sequence genomic window:
- the LOC123123483 gene encoding actin-depolymerizing factor 3, producing MSTATSQRLHVRVHPRTPLTLSRRHGHGPPIKSPHPTLLNQQHSSPPTISFQSSYQFQFSTQIFSSGQPPDPSTMANSVSGVAVNEECVKAFQELRADRKHRFVVYKMDDDAQQVVVDKVGALDATFDDLAAAMPADDCRYAVYDLDFVSEDSAGETPRSKIFFIHWSPESADARNKMLYASSTEGLKKELDGVQIDVQATDASELTLDILKDYTT from the exons ATGTCGACGGCGACGTCCCAGCGCCTACACGTACGTGTACACCCCCGCACCCCCCTGACTTTATCTCGCCGACATGGTCACGGCCCTCCTATAAAATCACCACACCCGACACTGCTAAATCAACAACACTCATCACCGCCAACCATCAGCTTTCAATCTAGCTACCAGTTCCAGTTTAGCACACAGATTTTTTCCTCGGGCCAACCTCCAGATCCATCAACAATG GCGAACTCTGTGTCCGGAGTGGCGGTGAACGAGGAGTGCGTGAAGGCGTTCCAGGAGCTGCGGGCGGACCGCAAGCACCGGTTCGTGGTGTACAAGATGGACGACGACGCGCAGCAGGTGGTGGTGGACAAGGTGGGCGCGCtcgacgccaccttcgacgacctGGCGGCGGCCATGCCCGCCGACGACTGCCGCTACGCCGTCTACGACCTGGACTTCGTGTCCGAGGACTCGGCCGGCGAGACCCCCCGCAGCAAGATCTTCTTCATCCACTGGTCGCCGGAGTCGGCGGACGCGAGGAACAAGATGCTGTACGCCAGCTCCACGGAGGGGCTCAAGAAGGAGCTGGACGGCGTGCAGATCGACGTGCAGGCCACCGACGCCAGCGAGCTCACCCTCGACATCCTCAAGGACTACACCACCTAA